A region of Nitrospinota bacterium DNA encodes the following proteins:
- the smc gene encoding chromosome segregation protein SMC, translating to MYFKNIEMRGFKSFVDETKLAFEPGVTVVVGPNGCGKSNIADGIRWVLGEQSAKIMRGAKMEDFIFNGSSSRKPAGYAEVSLTISNAGGMITTQPYAGYDEITVTRKLYRSGESEYYINKVPCRLKDIVDVFLDTGVSIRAFSIIEQGQVTKLVNSKPEERRFIIEEAAGVMKYKYRRNAAINKLEASQTNLLRIQDILGELERQRNSLNRQAKKAERYKEFRSEIRTKALVCHAHDFRRQTDELTEASGALEKRREDEANLLAELSTKRNEAEIIASQVAAEERDLSELREERQTMTSSMERNDDHKGLLTRQLDELAQSNENALGEIGRIESEITGVQEAAEVRKGEIASLSETITGDEGRIGELRRETDAVRGGLGEKQAELSRGLREAMGLMERISAHGARIASVKARIENTVSKLEGLGARENEINTAMAALKEKVAALKAESEALSAASLSEMDNNSAIRRGLEEASAALKSVEEELSAAEKEITRQVSRLESLEELERNMEGFSEGVRRLMKRRNEGASELSGVKGLLADGLRVTPELEAAVGAILGERLEAVIVESAGAAMQAVSLMKRENIGRSGFVPMGLSASSTGAVQAPAHPKLVGRAVDMVTLSGDVPQQAAAVLANILIASDLTGALEIWNLNPGSFTVVTPEGDMVDRFGFVTGGSPAKAAAGGAIVARKRMIEEIRAQLTTLEAKKDETASRKAAAVETVRMAREKLAMSDHNLREIEMKSVSISREMQREESELARGATALESLMRDRDNAMQEQARLTAEELQIAEETGAMERRKEELDAANGAFQTSLDELRGRLDEMTGRLGAEEVKLAESRGRLENLRMDLRRLESSGVEMTGRIQRLRDSISGFGRRRDEIAQSTEKLDAENVELARKRDTISASVNQMADTLNEKIERRAEMERSAREIEKTLDDIRTETASLAVKKSELEMRIENLLEKADHEFNIPVEDLRTADIEGLDVEEAGQRLAFLRGELSRIGDVNMSALEEYEEVNGRFEFMKNQHEDLVKSIATLRKTIDSINATTADMFNETYEKVSRNFEIVFKRLFGGGRAEMRLTQEEGQSEPGLEIFVQPPGKKVQNLNLLSAGEKAMTAIALLFAVFMTRPSPFCLLDEVDAPLDEANIFRFRDMLMEMKANTQFIIITHNQKTMSFAERLYGITQEEEGVSKILSVDLVDKHHEDFELTAA from the coding sequence ATGTATTTTAAGAATATCGAAATGCGTGGGTTCAAATCCTTCGTTGACGAGACGAAGCTTGCGTTTGAACCGGGCGTCACCGTGGTGGTGGGGCCCAACGGCTGCGGCAAGAGCAACATCGCCGACGGCATCCGGTGGGTTCTCGGCGAGCAGTCGGCCAAGATCATGCGCGGGGCGAAGATGGAGGATTTCATCTTCAACGGATCGTCCTCCCGCAAACCGGCCGGTTACGCCGAAGTGAGCCTGACCATTTCCAACGCCGGGGGAATGATAACCACCCAGCCATACGCCGGATACGACGAGATCACCGTCACCCGCAAGCTTTACAGGTCCGGCGAGTCCGAATATTACATCAACAAGGTCCCGTGCCGGTTAAAGGACATCGTGGACGTTTTCCTGGACACGGGCGTTTCCATCCGGGCCTTTTCCATCATCGAACAGGGGCAGGTGACAAAGCTTGTCAACTCCAAGCCGGAGGAGAGGCGCTTTATCATAGAAGAGGCGGCAGGGGTGATGAAATACAAGTACCGCCGCAACGCCGCCATCAACAAGCTTGAGGCCAGCCAGACGAACCTCCTGCGGATACAGGACATTTTGGGCGAGCTTGAGCGCCAGCGCAATTCCCTCAACAGGCAGGCGAAGAAGGCGGAGCGCTACAAGGAGTTCCGCTCGGAGATCAGGACGAAGGCGCTGGTGTGCCATGCCCACGATTTCAGGAGGCAGACGGACGAGTTGACGGAAGCGTCCGGCGCGCTGGAGAAAAGGCGGGAGGACGAGGCGAACCTTCTGGCGGAACTTTCCACGAAACGCAACGAGGCGGAGATAATCGCCTCGCAGGTGGCCGCCGAAGAACGGGACCTTTCGGAGCTTCGCGAGGAGCGCCAGACGATGACCTCGTCCATGGAGAGAAACGACGACCACAAGGGGCTTCTCACCCGGCAGCTGGATGAATTGGCCCAGAGCAACGAAAACGCCCTTGGCGAGATCGGCCGGATCGAAAGCGAAATCACAGGAGTGCAGGAGGCGGCCGAGGTTCGCAAGGGGGAGATCGCGTCACTTTCGGAAACGATCACCGGCGACGAGGGGCGGATCGGCGAACTGCGCAGGGAGACGGACGCTGTGCGAGGCGGTCTTGGTGAAAAGCAGGCGGAGCTTTCGCGCGGCCTGCGGGAGGCCATGGGGCTTATGGAGCGGATTTCCGCCCATGGGGCGCGCATAGCTTCGGTGAAGGCGCGCATAGAAAACACCGTCTCAAAGCTGGAAGGGCTCGGCGCGCGGGAGAACGAGATAAACACGGCAATGGCCGCGCTGAAGGAAAAAGTTGCGGCGTTGAAAGCGGAGTCCGAGGCTTTGTCCGCCGCCTCCCTTTCGGAGATGGACAACAACTCCGCCATAAGGCGCGGGCTGGAGGAGGCTTCGGCGGCGTTAAAATCCGTCGAGGAAGAGCTTTCGGCGGCGGAAAAAGAGATCACGCGGCAGGTGTCCCGCCTGGAGTCCCTGGAGGAACTGGAAAGGAACATGGAAGGTTTCTCCGAAGGGGTGCGCCGCCTGATGAAAAGAAGGAACGAAGGGGCTTCGGAGCTCTCCGGCGTGAAGGGGCTTTTGGCGGACGGGCTTCGGGTGACTCCGGAGCTGGAAGCGGCCGTGGGCGCCATCCTCGGCGAGCGGCTGGAGGCTGTGATAGTGGAAAGCGCAGGGGCGGCCATGCAGGCCGTTTCGCTGATGAAACGGGAGAACATAGGCAGGTCCGGATTTGTCCCCATGGGCCTTTCCGCCTCGTCCACCGGCGCTGTGCAGGCGCCGGCCCATCCGAAACTTGTCGGGCGCGCGGTGGACATGGTCACATTGTCCGGCGATGTGCCGCAACAGGCGGCCGCGGTGCTTGCGAACATCCTGATAGCCTCCGATCTTACCGGGGCGCTGGAGATATGGAATTTAAATCCCGGATCTTTCACCGTCGTCACGCCGGAAGGGGACATGGTGGACAGGTTCGGATTCGTCACGGGCGGATCTCCCGCCAAGGCGGCCGCCGGCGGAGCTATCGTGGCCCGCAAGAGGATGATAGAAGAGATACGGGCGCAGTTGACCACGCTGGAGGCCAAAAAGGATGAGACCGCCTCCCGTAAAGCGGCGGCGGTGGAGACTGTCCGCATGGCGCGGGAGAAGCTGGCAATGTCGGACCATAACCTGCGGGAAATCGAGATGAAGTCCGTTTCCATCTCCAGGGAAATGCAGCGGGAGGAGTCCGAGCTTGCCCGGGGGGCCACCGCCCTTGAATCGCTTATGCGCGACAGGGACAACGCCATGCAGGAACAGGCCCGTTTGACGGCGGAGGAACTGCAGATCGCCGAAGAGACCGGCGCAATGGAACGCAGGAAAGAGGAACTGGACGCGGCCAACGGCGCGTTCCAGACTTCGCTGGACGAGTTGCGCGGCCGGCTCGACGAGATGACAGGAAGGCTTGGCGCGGAGGAGGTGAAACTGGCCGAATCGCGCGGAAGGCTTGAAAACCTGAGGATGGACCTGCGGCGCCTGGAGTCCTCCGGCGTGGAGATGACGGGGAGGATACAACGCCTTCGCGATTCGATAAGCGGCTTTGGCCGCAGGCGGGACGAGATCGCCCAGTCCACGGAAAAGCTGGACGCGGAGAACGTGGAACTGGCCCGCAAGCGGGACACCATATCCGCCAGCGTCAACCAGATGGCCGACACGCTAAACGAAAAGATCGAGCGCAGGGCCGAAATGGAGCGTTCCGCCCGCGAAATCGAGAAAACCCTGGACGATATCCGGACGGAAACGGCCTCGCTTGCCGTGAAAAAGTCGGAGCTTGAGATGCGCATAGAAAACCTTCTGGAGAAGGCCGACCACGAGTTCAACATCCCTGTGGAGGATCTGCGGACCGCGGACATCGAGGGGTTGGACGTGGAGGAGGCGGGACAAAGGCTGGCTTTCCTGCGGGGTGAACTTTCGCGCATCGGCGACGTGAACATGAGCGCGCTGGAGGAGTACGAAGAGGTCAACGGGCGGTTTGAGTTCATGAAAAACCAGCACGAGGACCTTGTAAAATCCATCGCCACGCTGCGCAAGACCATAGACAGCATCAACGCCACCACCGCGGACATGTTCAACGAGACGTACGAAAAGGTGTCGCGCAACTTCGAGATAGTGTTCAAGCGGCTGTTCGGCGGCGGCCGGGCGGAGATGCGCCTTACCCAGGAAGAGGGGCAGTCCGAACCGGGGCTGGAGATATTCGTCCAGCCGCCGGGCAAGAAGGTGCAGAACCTTAACCTGCTTTCCGCCGGTGAGAAGGCGATGACCGCCATAGCGCTGCTGTTCGCGGTGTTCATGACGCGCCCCAGCCCCTTCTGCCTGCTCGACGAAGTGGACGCCCCGCTCGACGAAGCGAACATATTCCGCTTCCGCGACATGCTCATGGAGATGAAGGCGAACACCCAGTTCATCATCATCACCCACAACCAGAAGACGATGAGTTTCGCCGAACGGCTCTACGGCATCACGCAGGAGGAAGAGGGCGTTTCCAAGATACTCTCCGTGGACCTGGTGGACAAACACCACGAGGATTTTGAGCTTACTGCGGCGTAG